One Rosa chinensis cultivar Old Blush chromosome 5, RchiOBHm-V2, whole genome shotgun sequence genomic region harbors:
- the LOC112163766 gene encoding uncharacterized protein LOC112163766, whose translation MARNRRARERTPVGEDEPIPRGFADSFGQFFRQIAAALPGSRTDYTVERAKRHGAQTFASAASPVEAQRWIDRMERVFSQMDLPEDRKVDLAVQFLEDTAWHWWIDVTNDPANVGPMTWDMFKTHFYGRYFSDAHLNRMQDQFLSLVKRDDQSVLEFEQEFLSLAHHVPDLVRTEQSKIRRFVLGLGGKFKDKMLGTPYRSFAEAVSYAMDIESDSPAGFHPRDPGGPSQGPSKRATSTSGSGSSVGSGKSSGSSSRTRTRFRARDRRFSRGQSSGRQFGQFERSRSYHGGSSGASASQPAQYGQYQTAGCFICGQQDHFRRDCPLATQGARSTPTQTVGQSSAGGSTSSARTSSVGRASSQQGRAQRGRPVTHARLHAMTQQEGRDSPKVIVGTLFIFHQPALTLIDPGATHSFMSSRFTCFANVPSSLLIGEWYVSLPAGRALKIEWVFNGCGVMVDGFCLEANLIPLDLVEFDVILGMDFLETHGALVDCFRKEVVFRSPGKPEITFRGERNILSSCLISAITAEKLMNKGCQAYLAHIVDTKRTVNSCPSFSIA comes from the coding sequence ATGGCTCGAAATCGCCGAGCACGTGAGAGAACTCCGGTTGGGGAAGATGAGCCGATACCTAGGGGGTTTGCTGATTCTTTTGGACAGTTCTTTCGGCAGATTGCCGCAGCACTCCCCGGGTCACGTactgactatactgtggagcgtgctAAGAGGCACGGGGCTCAGACTTTTGCTTCTGCCGCCTCACCTGTTGAGGCTCAGCGGTGGATTGAcaggatggagagagttttctcccaAATGGATCTTCCAGAGGATAGGAAAGTGGATTTGGCAGTACAGTTTCTTGAGGATACCGCCTGGCATTGGTGGATTGATGTTACGAATGACCCTGCAAATGTTGGCCCCATGACATGGGATATGTTCAAGACCCATTTCTATGGACGGTACTTTAGTGATGCCCACCTTAATCGGATGCAAGACCAGTTCTTGAGCTTAGTGAAGAGAGATGATCAGTCAGTGTTGGAGTTTGAGCAGGAGTTTCTCTCCTTAGCCCACCATGTGCCGGATTTGGTTCGCACCGAGCAAAGCAAGATTCGTAGATTTGTTTTGGGACTTGGAGGCAAGTTTAAGGACAAGATGTTAGGCACACCGTATCGGAGCTTTGCTGAGGCAGTATCTTATGCCATGGACATTGAGTCAGACTCACCTGCTGGATTTCACCCTAGGGATCCTGGTGGCCCTAGCCAGGGTCCATCTAAGAGGGCTACTTCCACATCTGGTTCTGGTTCTTCAGTTGGTAGTGGAAAGAGCAGTGGTTCCAGTTCGAGAACCCGTACTAGATTCAGGGCACGTGACAGGAGATTCTCTCGGGGTCAGTCTAGTGGACGACAGTTTGGACAGTTTGAGAGGTCCAGGAGTTATCATGGTGGTTCGAGTGGGGCTTCTGCTAGCCAGCCAGCCCAGTATGGGCAGTATCAGACAGCTGGATGTTTTATTTGTGGTCAGCAGGATCACTTCAGGAGGGACTGTCCCCTTGCGACTCAGGGAGCTAGATCTACCCCCACTCAGACTGTTGGTCAGTCCTCTGCTGGTGGTTCTACTAGCAGCGCCCGCACTAGCTCGGTAGGCCGAGCTAGTTCTCAGCAGGGCAGGGCTCAGCGAGGTCGTCCTGTGACACATGCTAGACTGCACGCcatgacccagcaggagggcCGTGATTCACCCAAAGTTATCGTTGGTACGTTATTTATCTTTCATCAACCTGCTTTAACCTTAATTGATCCTGGTGCGACGCACTCTTTTATGTCCAGTAGATTCACATGTTTTGCAAATGTGCCATCATCACTCCTTATTGGTGAGTGGTATGTTTCTTTACCTGCGGGAAGGGCACTTAAGATAGAGTGGGTTTTTAATGGTTGTGGTGTAATGGTTGACGGTTTTTGCCTAGAGGCCAACCTAATTCCTCTAGAccttgtggagtttgatgtaattctGGGGATGGACTTTTTGGAGACACATGGTGCATTGGTTGATTGTTTCCGTAAAGAAGTAGTGTTTCGAAGTCcaggaaaaccggaaatcacCTTCCGTGGTGAGAGAAACATTCTCTCCTCTTGCCTGATTTCGGCCATTACGGCTGAAAAGCTTATGAATAAAGGTTGTCAGGCTTATTTAGCACACATTGTGGATACAAAGAGGACGGTTAACTCGTGCCCCAGTTTTAGTATTGCCTGA
- the LOC112163768 gene encoding uncharacterized protein LOC112163768: MARNRRARERTPVGEDEPIPRGFADSFGQFFRQIAAALPGSRTDYTVERAKRHGAQTFASAASPVEAQRWIDRMERVFSQMDLPEDRKVDLAVQFLEDTAWHWWIDVTNDPANVGPMTWDMFKTHFYGRYFSDAHLNRMQDQFLSLVKRDDQSVLEFEQEFLSLAHHVPDLVRTEQSKIRRFVLGLGGKFKDKMLGTPYRSFAEAVSYAMDIESDSPAGFHPRDPGGPSQGPSKRATSTSGSGSSVGSGKSSGSSSRTRTRFRARDRRFSRGQSSRRQFGQFERSRSYHGGSSGASASQPAQYGQYQTAGCFICGQQDHFRRDCPLATQGARSTPLRLLVSPLLVVLLAAPALAR; the protein is encoded by the coding sequence ATGGCTCGAAATCGCCGAGCACGTGAGAGAACTCCGGTTGGGGAAGATGAGCCGATACCTAGGGGGTTTGCTGATTCTTTTGGACAGTTCTTTCGGCAGATTGCCGCAGCACTCCCCGGGTCACGTactgactatactgtggagcgtgctAAGAGGCACGGGGCTCAGACTTTTGCTTCTGCCGCCTCACCTGTTGAGGCTCAGCGGTGGATTGAcaggatggagagagttttctcccaAATGGATCTTCCAGAGGATAGGAAAGTGGATTTGGCAGTACAGTTTCTTGAGGATACCGCCTGGCATTGGTGGATTGATGTTACGAATGACCCTGCAAATGTTGGCCCCATGACATGGGATATGTTCAAGACCCATTTCTATGGACGGTACTTTAGTGATGCCCACCTTAATCGGATGCAAGACCAGTTCTTGAGCTTAGTGAAGAGAGATGATCAGTCAGTGTTGGAGTTTGAGCAGGAGTTTCTCTCCTTAGCCCACCATGTGCCGGATTTGGTTCGCACCGAGCAAAGCAAGATTCGTAGATTTGTTTTGGGACTTGGAGGCAAGTTTAAGGACAAGATGTTAGGCACACCGTATCGGAGCTTTGCTGAGGCAGTATCTTATGCCATGGACATTGAGTCAGACTCACCTGCTGGATTTCACCCTAGGGATCCTGGTGGCCCTAGCCAGGGTCCATCTAAGAGGGCTACTTCCACATCTGGTTCTGGTTCTTCAGTTGGTAGTGGAAAGAGCAGTGGTTCCAGTTCGAGAACCCGTACTAGATTCAGGGCACGTGACAGGAGATTCTCTCGGGGTCAGTCTAGTAGACGACAGTTTGGACAGTTTGAGAGGTCCAGGAGTTATCATGGTGGTTCGAGTGGGGCTTCTGCTAGCCAGCCAGCCCAGTATGGGCAGTATCAGACAGCTGGATGTTTTATTTGTGGTCAGCAGGATCACTTCAGGAGGGACTGTCCCCTTGCGACTCAGGGAGCTAGATCTACCCCACTCAGACTGTTGGTCAGTCCTCTGCTGGTGGTTCTACTAGCAGCGCCCGCACTAGCTCGGTAG